DNA sequence from the Thermococcus gammatolerans EJ3 genome:
ATCCCCGATTATCTTGGAGTAGGCTATCGGGGTCTCTCCGATAATGTTGTATTCGGCATGACTCTCAAACCGGAGCCAGATCTTGAGCGTGTCGTCGCTCACCTCAAGGCCGGCTATAACTCCAGAATCGAGAATATCGCCGCCGGTAACGGGATCGGTTATCTTCCTCAGCTCCTCGATGACGGCCTTATATGGCTCGGGCCACTTTCTATCCGGGGTGTAGATCTTCATGTTCTCACCGGAGGGAGTTTGAGAGGGCAGTTATAAGGCTTTTTGGCCAGATCTGTCCACGTCAATGCGCGTGAGATAAAGCTCGAGGCCGAGGAGCGTTCCGACCCAGAGGACAATGGAGAGGAAGTACATCGCGAACGCGATTAAACTGCCGTAGTTTACAGCGTTGACGAGGGTAAATGCCACAAAGAGCCATGCGGAGATCCTCGCTATCTTTCCGTGCGGCTGGGGAATATAGCGGTAAAAGGCGACCGCGTCTATCATCAGCAGGATTGAGAGGGCCGAGAACATCATGATGGCGTAATGGGACTTACGGGCGCTTATCCCGATCGAAGCCACCATTACCGTCGCCTGAACGAGCATCTCGAGCTTAGGCTGAACCAGACCGCTCTCCGAGAGAGTGTACGCTATAAGAACGGGACCAAACATTACGAGAAAGGCCTCCCATGAGTGTGTTGTCCTGCAGGCGTAGGCCACGAAGCCTATAGCCGTTAGGATTCCTCCGATCAGAATAAGGAGGGATAGCCCTCGCGTTCCCAGTCTGAGCTTCTCGACCTTCCGGGTTAGATCCCACATGAGGATTATTCCAACCAGCACCAGCGGACCGGTTATAGACATAAGTAGATTGTACTCCAGCATAAGCGCTCATCTCTAAAACAAACGGTGTCGAGCCTTTAAACCTTTCCACCGGAATAGCGTAAAACGCAAAAGAGGGAAAGGATTTCAACCTCACTCAAGCTGAACCTCGTTCTCCCAGAGGCCGTGGATGTTGCAGTAGCTGAGCGCGTAGAGCTTGCCCTTTTTCTGGGTCTTGAAGAAGAAGACCGCCCTAGGCTCGGTCAGCGGGTCGCTGTGGTTGCTGAACTCAGCCCTGCCAACGAGAACGGGGAAGTTCTCCTCCTCAGGGTGGAACCAGAGCTCTATCCACGCTATGTGGTGCTCGGGCGTGTTCGGGTGCGGTATCTCCTTTCCAACGCTGACCTCGACCTTGACGAGGTCGCCGTCCTTCTCGTACTCTATAACGGGGACGTGCTTCTCCCCCTTCCAGTCTCCACTCTTTATGGTTCCGCTAAGCATCTCAACCACCTCCACTTTTCAATGTCTTAGCATCGAACTTATGTTGTTTATTCGGCCTTATAAGGTTTGTGGTTCAAACCCGTGAAGTGGAAAAACAAAACCTTCAATTGCAGTATTATGTAATTGAGCAATTAACTTTTTCGAGTTTTGTTTAATACTTCAGTCACCACCGATGTAGTCTAGGGTCTCATCTATAAGATCCTCAAAGGCATCCTCGTCGATCTCCTCGATCCTGAGCTCGAACCTCTTTCCAAGGCTCCACCTGATCACCAGCGGGCCCTTATTCGTCTCGGCTATTATGAGGCCGAAGGGCATGTCACCGGCCCAGTGGTGCTTGGCAAAGCTCACCTCAAAGCCCCGCTTTTTCAGTTCCTCCATTATTCTCTCAAAGGTTTTTAAAGGTCCCTCCGTCGTTCTCGCGAATCCTGCGTAGGGCATCTCCTCACCTCAGTTCTATTTTTCTACTTTTAAATTCGAGATTAGAACTTAAAAGATTTTTGTTCAAGATAAAGAAAGTTCAAAAGACGGAATTCAGCCTTCCTCCGTCCACCGGAATCATGGCCCCGTTGATGTAAGAACCGAGGTCGCTGGCGAGGAACGCAACGAGGTATCCTATTTCCTCCGGCTCCCCAAGCCTTCCAGCTGGTATGGGCTTCGCGTACTCCGCAAGGGCCTCTTCGATGGTCTTTCCTTCCCTCTTCGCCCTGTCCTCCGCGAGCTGAATCACCCTGTCGGTTCTTATTATGCCGGGCATTATTCCGTTCACCGTTATGCCCTTTGGACCGAGCTCCTTCGCGAGGGTTCTCACGAGACCAGCCATCGAAATTCTGACGACGTTGCTCAGGGCTATGTTCGGAATTGGCTCCTTTATAGCGACGCTCGTCGAGTAAATGATTCTCCCGAATCCCTTACGCTCCATAGCCGGAACGATGGCCCTCGTGAGGTAAACTGCCGGGTACAGGAGCAGCCTCACGGCCTTTTCCCAGTCTTCCATGCTCATCTCCATGAAGTAACCCGGCTTCGGCCCGCCCGTCGAGAAGAAGAACACGTCGGGCTCTCCTATCTCGGAGAGTTCCCTCACAGTTCGCTCAAGGTCTTCCCTCTTGGTCAGATCGGCGATGATGTAGCTCACGTCAACGCTGCTCTCGCTCATTATCTTCTCCCGCGCCTTTTTGAGGTTCTCCTCGCTGCGCGAGAGCAGTATGACGTCCGCACCGGCTCTCGCTAAGACTCTCGCAACCCCAAAGCCGATTCCCTTGCTCGACGCCGTTGTGAAGGCCAGCCTGCCCGAGAGGTCTATTCCTATCATAGCAACCACCGTGAAGAGTTGGCCTTTCTCCCTAAATCTTTTGTGTCAGGTCACCTTCTCCAGCCCGTCCTTTTTGACGATGTAAGTATCCTCGTGCTTTATAGCACCCTCAGGAATCATTAGCGGGGAGTGGACGATGCTCAGAACCATGTTCTCGCGAACCTTTTCTGCCCTCGTGGGCACAACTATCGTGGGCATCGGGAGTTCCTCGATTAGAAGGCCGACGCTGTGGGTGTAACCGGCTATGTAAGCATCGCCGAATCCCCTCTCCCTGAAGAAGCTAGCTAGCTTTCTCTCAACGGTGTTCAATACAACGCCAACCTTCGTCTCCCGTAGGGCGAGTTCGTAAGCTTCCTTCTTGACGTCCATCGCCTCCCTGACCCTCCCGCCGGGTTCACCAACGGTGAACGTTCTCGCGATATTGGCGTGGTAGTGGTTCCAGTCGGTCCCTATAACGACGGTAACAACACCGTTCTCCGGGACCTTTAGATCGCGGAACGGTTCGGCGTGAACCCTTGGAGTCGTCGAGACGTAGACCTTTGGCTCCTCACTTCCAAGGAGCATGAGCTCCCTCATCACCTCAGCCGCTATCTCAAGCTCGCTGAGGCCCGGTTTTATCACGTCCTCGGCGACGCTCATTCCCTTCCGCGCTATCTCCCCCGCCTTCCGAATGTTCTCAAGCTCCCAGTCGTCCTTTATCATCCTCAGGCCCATCGTGAGGTCGAGTACATCAACCACCTCCACCGTCGGGTTAAGCCTCTGGAAGAGCTTGAGGAAGAGAAGGTAAGCGTCCCTCTCGACGCCGAACTCCAGACCAACCCTCTCCATGCCGTTCCTGTGAATCCAGCCCACGACGCCACCCATCAGATCCTCAACGCGCTGGTACTCAACCACGTTTTCAATCCAGCTTCTTTCCCTGAAGAGTTCCGCCTCCTCCTTAACGACGAAAACTACCGGCTCTCCCTCGGAAGGAATCAGAAGGCTCGGCCTGAGCCACTTGGTTCCGGTGAAATATATGAAACTGGAGAGCGTCCTGATGACGGCACCATCTATCTCGTTCTTTCTCAAAAGCTCTTGAAAGCGCTCAACTCGTTTCTTGAAAATCTCGGGGTTACCCCTCATACCAATCCCTCCAATCAAGTAGTCTCTTCTCGCCCTCTATCCTTTTATACTCTCCGATGCCCCCAGTAATCTTCAGGGTTCCCAGGTAGTTTCCGTTTTTGTCAATGAGGGGACATACTTAATGAGATGTACTTCCGGCCAAACCTGAGCCAGAACGTTGCCTCTTTTTCCTTCCTCCTTAAAAAGCCCACAAGATTCGTCCCTGTCTATAACGGTAACGTCAACGAGAGGGGGCCATCAAATATACCCTTAAGCTTCTCGATGCTCACGAAACCGGTACCAAGATCTATGCCCCCGCGCCTCAGCCGGCCGTTATCAACCCAGGGCGGTCCTTAATGATCTGCTGGACGTCCTTTGAAAGGCTGAGAAGTTCCTCCGCACTCAAAGGGTTGGAGACCCTCTTAATCTTCGTGGTCTTCCCCTGATACCCGATAATGAATCGGGATTCTAACGCTTGTGGCGAAAGGTTTATCAATTAGGGCGACCTAATTAAAACGGTGATCGGATGAACTATCTAAATATTGCGGTCTTCGACGAAGACGGAACCGAGAAGCCCCTGAAGGATCTGGTTCTCGGCAGGTGGACGGTTCTCTACTTCTATCCCAAGGATAACACGCCCGGCTGTACGACCGAGGCAAGGGAGTTCACCGAGCTCATAGACGAGTTCGAAAAGCTCGGCTTTCAGGTGATTGGCGTCTCAAGGGATTTGCCAAAAAGCCACGCTCGCTTCAAGGAGAAGCACAATCTGAAGGTAAGGCTCATTAGCGATCCGAACGCTGAGCTCCACAGGGCTTTGGGGGTGTGGGGCAAGAAGAAGCGCTACGGAAGGGAGTACGAGGGA
Encoded proteins:
- a CDS encoding iron-sulfur cluster assembly protein, with amino-acid sequence MKIYTPDRKWPEPYKAVIEELRKITDPVTGGDILDSGVIAGLEVSDDTLKIWLRFESHAEYNIIGETPIAYSKIIGDIMERFALIKFNNVYVYDLGNNIVGKFENKKGYKPEDLSPEKV
- a CDS encoding class II SORL domain-containing protein produces the protein MLSGTIKSGDWKGEKHVPVIEYEKDGDLVKVEVSVGKEIPHPNTPEHHIAWIELWFHPEEENFPVLVGRAEFSNHSDPLTEPRAVFFFKTQKKGKLYALSYCNIHGLWENEVQLE
- a CDS encoding SDR family oxidoreductase, which gives rise to MIGIDLSGRLAFTTASSKGIGFGVARVLARAGADVILLSRSEENLKKAREKIMSESSVDVSYIIADLTKREDLERTVRELSEIGEPDVFFFSTGGPKPGYFMEMSMEDWEKAVRLLLYPAVYLTRAIVPAMERKGFGRIIYSTSVAIKEPIPNIALSNVVRISMAGLVRTLAKELGPKGITVNGIMPGIIRTDRVIQLAEDRAKREGKTIEEALAEYAKPIPAGRLGEPEEIGYLVAFLASDLGSYINGAMIPVDGGRLNSVF
- a CDS encoding M24 family metallopeptidase, with the protein product MRGNPEIFKKRVERFQELLRKNEIDGAVIRTLSSFIYFTGTKWLRPSLLIPSEGEPVVFVVKEEAELFRERSWIENVVEYQRVEDLMGGVVGWIHRNGMERVGLEFGVERDAYLLFLKLFQRLNPTVEVVDVLDLTMGLRMIKDDWELENIRKAGEIARKGMSVAEDVIKPGLSELEIAAEVMRELMLLGSEEPKVYVSTTPRVHAEPFRDLKVPENGVVTVVIGTDWNHYHANIARTFTVGEPGGRVREAMDVKKEAYELALRETKVGVVLNTVERKLASFFRERGFGDAYIAGYTHSVGLLIEELPMPTIVVPTRAEKVRENMVLSIVHSPLMIPEGAIKHEDTYIVKKDGLEKVT
- a CDS encoding peroxiredoxin; this encodes MNYLNIAVFDEDGTEKPLKDLVLGRWTVLYFYPKDNTPGCTTEAREFTELIDEFEKLGFQVIGVSRDLPKSHARFKEKHNLKVRLISDPNAELHRALGVWGKKKRYGREYEGAIRSTFILDPNGKIVWEKRNVRAKGHAAKVLEVAKGLIGKE